One part of the Arabidopsis thaliana chromosome 1 sequence genome encodes these proteins:
- the Hop2 gene encoding stress-inducible protein (stress-inducible protein, putative; FUNCTIONS IN: binding; INVOLVED IN: response to cadmium ion, response to stress; LOCATED IN: cytosol, nucleus, plasma membrane; EXPRESSED IN: 25 plant structures; EXPRESSED DURING: 14 growth stages; CONTAINS InterPro DOMAIN/s: Heat shock chaperonin-binding (InterPro:IPR006636), Tetratricopeptide TPR-1 (InterPro:IPR001440), Tetratricopeptide-like helical (InterPro:IPR011990), Tetratricopeptide repeat-containing (InterPro:IPR013026), Tetratricopeptide repeat (InterPro:IPR019734); BEST Arabidopsis thaliana protein match is: stress-inducible protein, putative (TAIR:AT1G12270.1); Has 44605 Blast hits to 18649 proteins in 1479 species: Archae - 1696; Bacteria - 14533; Metazoa - 9820; Fungi - 2891; Plants - 3854; Viruses - 4; Other Eukaryotes - 11807 (source: NCBI BLink).) has translation MADEAKAKGNAAFSSGDFNSAVNHFTDAINLTPTNHVLFSNRSAAHASLNHYDEALSDAKKTVELKPDWGKGYSRLGAAHLGLNQFDEAVEAYSKGLEIDPSNEGLKSGLADAKASASRSRASAPNPFGDAFQGPEMWSKLTADPSTRGLLKQPDFVNMMKEIQRNPSNLNLYLQDQRVMQALGVLLNIQIRTQQAGDDMEIGEEEMAVPSRKEPEVEKKRKPEPEPEPEPEFGEEKQKKLKAQKEKELGNAAYKKKDFETAIQHYSTAMEIDDEDISYITNRAAVHLEMGKYDECIKDCDKAVERGRELRSDYKMVAKALTRKGTALGKMAKVSKDYEPVIQTYQKALTEHRNPETLKRLNEAERAKKELEQQEYYDPNIGDEEREKGNDFFKEQKYPDAVRHYTEAIKRNPKDPRAYSNRAACYTKLGAMPEGLKDAEKCIELDPTFLKGYSRKGAVQFFMKEYDNAMETYQKGLEHDPNNQELLDGVKRCVQQINKANRGDLTPEELKERQAKGMQDPEIQNILTDPVMRQVLSDLQENPAAAQKHMQNPMIMNKIQKLISSGIVQMK, from the exons ATGGCGGACGAAGCAAAAGCTAAAGGAAACGCAGCTTTCTCCTCCGGTGACTTCAATTCCGCCGTTAATCACTTCACCGACGCAATCAACCTAACACCAACCAATCACGTTCTCTTCTCAAACCGTTCCGCTGCTCACGCATCGCTTAATCACTACGACGAAGCTCTCTCAGACGCGAAGAAGACTGTTGAACTTAAACCAGATTGGGGAAAAGGTTATAGCCGTCTCGGTGCTGCTCACTTAGGTCTAAATCAGTTCGATGAAGCCGTGGAGGCGTATTCGAAAGGGCTTGAGATTGATCCAAGTAACGAAGGTTTGAAATCAGGTTTAGCTGATGCGAAAGCTTCTGCGTCTAGGTCACGCGCTTCCGCGCCCAATCCGTTTGGTGATGCTTTTCAGGGACCGGAGATGTGGTCGAAATTGACGGCGGATCCTTCTACTAGAGGGTTATTGAAACAGCCTGATTTTGTTAATATGATGAAGGAGATTCAGAGGAACCCTAGTAATCTTAATCTTTATTTGCAAGATCAGAGAGTTATGCAAGCTCTTGGAGTTTTGTTGAATATTCAAATCAGGACTCAACAGGCTGGTGATGATATGGAGATTGGTGAGGAAGAGATGGCTGTGCCTTCTAGGAAGGAGCCTGAGGTAGAGAAGAAACGAAAACCTGAGCCTGAGCCTGAGCCTGAGCCGGagtttggagaagagaagcagaagaagcttAAAGCTCAGAAGGAGAAAGAGTTGGGGAATGCTGCGTATAAGAAGAAGGACTTCGAAACTGCAATCCAGCATTACTCTACAGCTATGgagattgatgatgaagatatcTCTTATATCACTAATCGTGCTGCTGTTCATCTAGAGATGGGAAAG tatGATGAGTGTATCAAGGATTGTGATAAGGCTGTTGAAAGGGGTAGAGAGCTTAGGTCTGATTACAAGATGGTGGCTAAAGCTTTGACTAGGAAAGGAACTGCTTTAGGGAAGATGGCTAAAGTCTCGAAAGACTATGAACCTGTGATTCAGACTTACCAGAAAGCTCTTACGGAGCATCGTAACCCTGAAACATTGAAGAGACTGAATGAGGCAGAGAGAGCAAAGAAAGAGTTGGAGCAGCAAGAGTACTATGATCCTAATATCGGTGATGAGGAGCGTGAGAAAG GTAATGACTTTTTTAAGGAGCAAAAGTATCCTGATGCTGTGAGACATTACACTGAAGCGATCAAGAGGAATCCAAAAGACCCGAGA GCATATAGCAACCGGGCTGCATGTTACACTAAACTGGGGGCAATGCCCGAAGGATTAAAAGATGCAGAGAAATGTATCGAGCTCGATCCAACATTCTTAAAGGGATACAGTAGAAAAGGTGCAGTCCAGTTCTTCATGAAGGAGTATGACAATGCAATGGAAACGTACCAGAAGGGTCTCGAACATGATCCTAATAACCAGGAACTTCTTGATGGTGTTAAAAg ATGTGTACAACAGATAAACAAGGCAAACCGTGGCGACCTTACTCCTGAGGAATTGAAAGAAAGACAG GCTAAGGGAATGCAAGACCCAGAAATTCAGAACATTCTCACAGATCCTGTAATGAGACAG GTACTGTCTGATCTCCAGGAGAATCCAGCAGCAGCACAAAAGCACATGCAGAACCCAATGATCAtgaacaaaatccaaaagctTATCAGCTCAGGAATCGTCCAGATGAAATAA
- the SCO1 gene encoding Translation elongation factor EFG/EF2 protein (SNOWY COTYLEDON 1 (SCO1); FUNCTIONS IN: translation factor activity, nucleic acid binding, GTP binding, translation elongation factor activity, ATP binding; INVOLVED IN: post-embryonic development, chloroplast organization, seed germination; LOCATED IN: mitochondrion, apoplast, chloroplast stroma, chloroplast, chloroplast envelope; EXPRESSED IN: 25 plant structures; EXPRESSED DURING: 14 growth stages; CONTAINS InterPro DOMAIN/s: Protein synthesis factor, GTP-binding (InterPro:IPR000795), Translation elongation factor EFG/EF2, domain IV (InterPro:IPR005517), Small GTP-binding protein (InterPro:IPR005225), Translation elongation factor EFTu/EF1A, domain 2 (InterPro:IPR004161), Translation elongation factor EFG/EF2, C-terminal (InterPro:IPR000640), Translation elongation factor EFG/EF2 (InterPro:IPR004540), Ribosomal protein S5 domain 2-type fold (InterPro:IPR020568), Ribosomal protein S5 domain 2-type fold, subgroup (InterPro:IPR014721), Elongation factor G/III/V (InterPro:IPR009022), Translation elongation/initiation factor/Ribosomal, beta-barrel (InterPro:IPR009000); BEST Arabidopsis thaliana protein match is: Translation elongation factor EFG/EF2 protein (TAIR:AT2G45030.1); Has 79823 Blast hits to 67706 proteins in 7071 species: Archae - 929; Bacteria - 47320; Metazoa - 4453; Fungi - 5428; Plants - 1613; Viruses - 3; Other Eukaryotes - 20077 (source: NCBI BLink).), with translation MAADALRISSSSSGSLVCNLNGSQRRPVLLPLSHRATFLGLPPRASSSSISSSIPQFLGTSRIGLGSSKLSQKKKQFSVFAAAEAEAKRAVPLKDYRNIGIMAHIDAGKTTTTERILYYTGRNYKIGEVHEGTATMDWMEQEQERGITITSAATTTFWDKHRINIIDTPGHVDFTLEVERALRVLDGAICLFDSVAGVEPQSETVWRQADKYGVPRICFVNKMDRLGANFFRTRDMIVTNLGAKPLVLQIPIGAEDVFKGVVDLVRMKAIVWSGEELGAKFSYEDIPEDLEDLAQEYRAAMMELIVDLDDEVMENYLEGVEPDEATVKRLVRKGTITGKFVPILCGSAFKNKGVQPLLDAVVDYLPSPVEVPPMNGTDPENPEITIIRKPDDDEPFAGLAFKIMSDPFVGSLTFVRVYSGKISAGSYVLNANKGKKERIGRLLEMHANSREDVKVALTGDIIALAGLKDTITGETLSDPENPVVLERMDFPDPVIKVAIEPKTKADIDKMATGLIKLAQEDPSFHFSRDEEMNQTVIEGMGELHLEIIVDRLKREFKVEANVGAPQVNYRESISKIAEVKYTHKKQSGGQGQFADITVRFEPLEAGSGYEFKSEIKGGAVPREYIPGVMKGLEECMSTGVLAGFPVVDVRACLVDGSYHDVDSSVLAFQLAARGAFREGMRKAGPRMLEPIMRVEVVTPEEHLGDVIGDLNSRRGQINSFGDKPGGLKVVDSLVPLAEMFQYVSTLRGMTKGRASYTMQLAKFDVVPQHIQNQLSSKDQEVAA, from the exons atggcGGCGGATGCTCTGAGAATCTCGAGTTCTAGTTCTGGTTCGTTGGTTTGTAATCTTAATGGTTCACAAAGACGAcctgttcttcttcctctgtctcATCGTGCTACCTTTCTGGGTCTTCCTCCTcgtgcttcatcttcttcgatttcttcttcaattcctCAGTTTCTGGGTACTTCTCGTATTGGGCTAGGTTCTTCCAAGCTctcacaaaagaagaaacaattctCAGTCTTCGCTGCAGCTGAAG CCGAGGCGAAGCGGGCTGTACCGCTTAAAGATTACCGAAACATCGGTATTATGGCTCACATAGACGCGGGAAAGACGACAACAACCGAGAGGATTCTTTACTACACAGGAAGAAACTACAAAATCGGTGAAGTGCATGAAGGGACAGCTACAATGGATTGGATGGAACAAGAGCAAGAACGAGGAATCACCATTACTTCAGCTGCAACCACAACGTTTTGGGATAAACACAGGATCAATATTATTGATACACCGGGTCACGTCGATTTCACTCTGGAAGTTGAACGTGCTTTAAGAGTTCTCGATGGAGCTATATGCTTGTTCGATAGTGTTGCTGGTGTTGAGCCTCAGTCTGAGACTGTGTGGAGACAAGCTGATAAATATGGTGTGCCTAGGATTTGCTTTGTTAACAAGATGGACAGGCTTGGAGCTAACTTTTTCAGGACTAGGGACATGATTGTGACCAATTTGGGTGCTAAGCCGCTGGTGCTTCAGATACCAATTGGTGCTGAAGATGTCTTTAAAGGTGTTGTTGATCTTGTGAGGATGAAAGCTATAGTTTGGTCAGGAGAAGAGCTTGGTGCAAAGTTCAGTTACGAGGATATTCCAGAAGATCTTGAAGATTTGGCTCAAGAGTATCGGGCGGCGATGATGGAATTGATTGTTGATTTGGATGATGAGGTCATGGAGAACTATTTAGAAGGAGTTGAGCCTGACGAGGCCACGGTAAAGAGATTGGTTAGAAAAGGAACCATCACGGGCAAGTTTGTGCCAATTCTATGTGGTTCAGCCTTTAAGAACAAAGGAGTGCAGCCATTGCTCGACGCTGTGGTCGATTATCTGCCTTCGCCCGTTGAAGTCCCGCCGATGAATGGAACAGATCCTGAGAACCCGGAAATTACCATTATACGGAAACCAGATGATGACGAGCCATTTGCTGGGCTAGCATTCAAGATCATGAGTGATCCTTTTGTGGGTTCTCTTACATTTGTGAGGGTTTACTCAGGGAAAATCTCAGCTGGTTCTTACGTGTTGAATGCTAACAAAGGAAAGAAGGAGAGAATCGGAAGACTCTTGGAAATGCACGCAAACAGCAGAGAAGATGTTAAAGTGGCTTTGACAGGTGACATTATCGCTCTTGCGGGTCTCAAAGATACAATCACTGGTGAAACCTTGAGTGATCCAGAAAACCCCGTTGTTCTTGAACGAATGGACTTCCCTGATCCCGTCATCAAGGTAGCGATtgagccaaaaacaaaagcagacATCGACAAAATGGCGACAGGGTTGATCAAGCTCGCTCAAGAAGACCCgtctttccatttttctcGTGATGAAGAGATGAACCAAACCGTCATTGAAGGAATGGGAGAACTTCATCTCGAGATTATCGTTGACAGACTTAAAAGAGAGTTCAAG GTGGAGGCTAACGTTGGTGCACCGCAAGTCAACTACCGTGAGAGTATCTCCAAAATAGCTGAAGTGAAATACACACACAAGAAGCAATCAGGTGGACAAGGTCAGTTTGCTGATATTACAGTCCGGTTTGAGCCATTGGAAGCAGGGTCAGGATACGAATTCAAGAGTGAGATCAAAGGAGGAGCTGTGCCAAGAGAGTATATTCCTGGTGTCATGAAAGGACTTGAGGAGTGTATGAGCACCGGTGTGCTTGCTGGTTTCCCGGTTGTTGATGTCCGTGCTTGTCTAGTTGACGGATCTTACCATGACGTAGACTCAAGCGTGCTAGCTTTCCAGCTTGCTGCAAGAGGAGCTTTCCGTGAAGGGATGAGGAAAGCGGGTCCGAGAATGCTTGAACCTATCATGAGAGTTGAAGTTGTTACACCAGAAGAACATCTTGGTGATGTCATTGGTGATCTTAACTCACGAAGAGGTCAAATTAACAGCTTCGGAGACAAACCCGGTGGTCTCAAG GTGGTCGACTCTCTGGTTCCATTGGCAGAGATGTTTCAGTACGTGAGTACATTGAGAGGGATGACAAAAGGTCGAGCTTCTTACACAATGCAACTGGCTAAGTTCGACGTTGTTCCTCAACATATTCAGAACCAACTTTCATCCAAGGATCAAGAAGTTGCTGCTTaa
- a CDS encoding Plant invertase/pectin methylesterase inhibitor superfamily protein (Plant invertase/pectin methylesterase inhibitor superfamily protein; FUNCTIONS IN: enzyme inhibitor activity, pectinesterase inhibitor activity, pectinesterase activity; EXPRESSED IN: stem, sepal, male gametophyte, carpel, stamen; EXPRESSED DURING: 4 anthesis; CONTAINS InterPro DOMAIN/s: Pectinesterase inhibitor (InterPro:IPR006501); BEST Arabidopsis thaliana protein match is: Plant invertase/pectin methylesterase inhibitor superfamily protein (TAIR:AT4G25260.1); Has 159593 Blast hits to 71095 proteins in 2447 species: Archae - 190; Bacteria - 21282; Metazoa - 60358; Fungi - 27926; Plants - 19068; Viruses - 4324; Other Eukaryotes - 26445 (source: NCBI BLink).), with protein sequence MNILSQTQILHLSIAILLFITTSSSSLSPSSSSPSLSPSPPSSSPSSAPPSSLSPSSPPPLSLSPSSPPPPPPSSSPLSSLSPSLSPSPPSSSPSSAPPSSLSPSSPPPLSLSPSSPPPPPPSSSPLSSLSPSSSSSTYSNQTNLDYIKTSCNITLYKTICYNSLSPYASTIRSNPQKLAVIALNLTLSSAKSASKFVKNISHGGGLTRLEVVAVADCVEEIGDSVTSLQDSIRELDSINYKDSAKFEMVMSDVETWVSAALTNDDTCMDGFSLVKTAVKDLVRRHVVEVARLTSNALALINMYASTQENFS encoded by the coding sequence ATGAACATCTTATCTCAAACCCAAATCCTTCATCTCTCTATAGctattcttctcttcatcacaacatcatcatcatcattatcaccatcatcatcatcaccatcattatcaccatcaccaccatcatcatcaccatcatcggcaccaccatcatcattatcaccatcatcaccaccaccactatcattatcaccatcatcaccaccaccaccgccaccatcatcatcacctctatcatcattatcaccatcattatcaccatcaccaccatcatcatcaccatcatcggcaccaccatcatcattatcaccatcatcaccaccaccactatcattatcaccatcatcaccaccaccaccgccaccatcatcatcacctctatcatcattatcaccatcatcatcttcatcaacataCTCAAATCAAACCAACTTAGATTACATCAAAACATCATGTAACATTACACTCTACAAAACCATTTGCTACAACTCTCTATCTCCTTACGCCTCAACAATCCGTTCCAACCCTCAAAAACTCGCTGTCATCGCCCTCAATCTCACCCTCTCATCCGCCAAATCTGCCTCCAAATTCGTCAAAAACATATCTCACGGAGGTGGTCTAACACGTTTGGAAGTAGTTGCGGTTGCTGATTGCGTTGAAGAGATTGGAGACTCGGTGACTTCGCTTCAAGATTCGATAAGGGAATTGGATTCTATCAACTATAAAGATAGTGCAAAGTTTGAGATGGTTATGTCGGATGTTGAAACATGGGTTAGTGCTGCTCTCACGAATGATGACACATGTATGGATGGTTTCAGTCTAGTTAAAACGGCCGTGAAAGATTTGGTTCGACGACATGTTGTTGAGGTAGCTCGGCTTACTAGCAACGCGCTTGCTCTCATTAATATGTACGCCTCTACGCAAGAAaacttttcttaa